One genomic segment of Vibrio fluvialis includes these proteins:
- a CDS encoding phasin family protein → MYTDFFKTFTDQTEKTLEPYVKFNKLVAKNVEVLTELQLSSIRTYSEMGLAQMKAASEVKDTATLTAFSSQQMGVLTKLSQQMMDDSNKLQSIAKEFKEDIDKLASENLKSVTPA, encoded by the coding sequence ATGTACACGGATTTTTTCAAAACTTTCACTGACCAAACTGAAAAAACACTCGAACCATATGTGAAATTCAACAAACTGGTTGCGAAAAATGTTGAAGTACTTACTGAGCTGCAACTGAGCTCAATCCGTACTTACAGTGAAATGGGCCTGGCGCAAATGAAAGCTGCCAGCGAAGTGAAAGACACAGCTACGCTTACCGCATTCAGCTCTCAGCAAATGGGCGTGCTGACTAAACTGTCTCAGCAAATGATGGATGACAGCAACAAGCTGCAATCTATTGCTAAAGAGTTCAAAGAAGACATCGACAAACTTGCTTCAGAAAACCTTAAGTCAGTGACTCCTGCTTAA
- the secF gene encoding protein translocase subunit SecF has product MIEFLKSRIRKIRYITSFVSIALMVISLAAFAVRGLNMGLDFTGGMVTEAVVNSSVTNHQLLDVLKPVLGDSTSVTQSGEDGRWVIRYPLAAEGQETPNVDQLLHKVSSNVEIISNSMVGSQVGEDLVDQGGLALLVCMLCILGYLCFRFEWRLASGALLALVHDVVLVLGFFALTQMEFNLTVFAAVLAILGYSLNDSIIIADRIRELLVAKQKTPTPDINDQAVIATFSRTMVTSGTTLITVAALWLMGGAPLEGFATAMFIGIISGTWSSISIGTVLPEWLKLQPKHYLPVEVDLAP; this is encoded by the coding sequence ATGATTGAATTTCTGAAATCTCGCATTCGTAAAATCCGCTATATCACCAGCTTTGTTTCAATCGCGCTGATGGTGATTTCATTGGCAGCGTTTGCCGTTCGTGGCCTGAATATGGGCCTCGATTTTACCGGTGGTATGGTGACTGAAGCGGTGGTCAACAGTTCGGTAACGAATCACCAACTGCTGGATGTTTTGAAGCCAGTGTTGGGTGATTCAACTTCTGTGACTCAGTCTGGAGAAGATGGCCGCTGGGTGATTCGCTATCCACTGGCGGCAGAAGGACAGGAAACGCCGAACGTTGATCAACTGTTGCACAAAGTATCGAGCAACGTTGAGATCATCAGCAACAGCATGGTGGGTTCACAGGTCGGTGAGGACTTGGTTGACCAAGGTGGTTTAGCGCTTTTGGTGTGCATGCTGTGTATTCTTGGTTATCTCTGTTTCCGTTTTGAATGGCGTTTAGCCAGTGGTGCATTGCTGGCACTAGTGCACGATGTTGTACTGGTCTTGGGCTTCTTCGCATTAACCCAGATGGAGTTCAATCTGACGGTATTTGCCGCCGTGTTGGCGATTCTCGGTTACTCGCTCAATGACTCGATCATCATTGCGGACCGCATTCGTGAATTGCTGGTAGCGAAACAGAAAACGCCAACTCCTGATATTAATGATCAAGCGGTTATCGCGACATTCTCACGTACCATGGTGACGTCAGGGACCACATTGATCACTGTTGCCGCGCTATGGTTAATGGGTGGTGCTCCTTTGGAGGGCTTTGCCACTGCGATGTTTATCGGGATTATCTCCGGTACTTGGTCATCCATTTCGATTGGTACTGTTTTGCCAGAATGGCTAAAGCTTCAACCAAAACATTATTTACCTGTTGAAGTTGATTTAGCACCATAA
- a CDS encoding SDR family oxidoreductase codes for MKKVALITGSKGGIGSAISSKLVEDGYRVIATYYTGNYQCALDWFNEKHFTEEQVRLFELDVTDTQECAERLSVLLEEEGTIDVVVNNAGITRDGVFKKMTAASWKEVIDTNLNSLFNVTQPLFAAMCEKGNGRVINISSVNGLKGQFGQTNYSAAKAGMIGFSKALAAEGARSGVTVNVIAPGYTATPMVEQMRPEVLESIVQTIPMQRLAKPEEIASAVSFLASEAGAYITGETLSVNGGLYMR; via the coding sequence ATGAAAAAAGTCGCTTTGATCACGGGATCAAAAGGTGGAATCGGTTCGGCTATTTCTTCGAAATTAGTGGAAGACGGTTATCGTGTAATTGCAACCTATTACACAGGAAATTATCAGTGTGCGTTGGACTGGTTCAACGAGAAACACTTCACTGAAGAGCAGGTTCGCCTATTCGAACTCGATGTGACGGACACTCAGGAGTGTGCAGAACGTTTGAGTGTACTGCTTGAAGAAGAAGGCACTATCGACGTTGTGGTCAACAATGCCGGAATCACCCGTGACGGCGTATTTAAAAAAATGACGGCGGCTTCATGGAAGGAAGTCATCGATACCAACCTAAACAGCTTGTTTAACGTCACTCAGCCTCTCTTCGCCGCCATGTGTGAGAAGGGGAATGGCCGTGTCATCAACATCTCATCCGTGAACGGTCTGAAAGGCCAGTTCGGTCAAACCAACTATTCTGCGGCAAAAGCCGGCATGATCGGTTTTTCCAAAGCGCTGGCCGCAGAAGGTGCGCGCAGTGGTGTAACGGTCAATGTTATTGCCCCAGGTTACACAGCCACACCGATGGTAGAGCAAATGCGTCCAGAAGTGTTGGAATCCATTGTTCAAACGATCCCAATGCAACGCCTGGCTAAACCAGAAGAAATTGCTTCAGCAGTGAGTTTTCTTGCAAGCGAAGCGGGTGCTTATATCACTGGTGAAACGCTGTCGGTCAACGGCGGCTTGTACATGCGTTAA
- a CDS encoding acetyl-CoA C-acetyltransferase, protein MEKVFIVAAKRSPIGAFGGSLKNVSAGKLAADVIKGALQAGNVDVNQIDEVIMGNVISAGQGMGVGRQAAIYAGIPEEVPAYGVNMVCGSGMKTVMDAVAHIRAGDVSVAIAAGVEVMSQIPFATPSTLRDGNKMGGFEMKDLLINDGLTDVFNQYHMGVTAENIAKQFEISREAQDAFALDSQLKAVAAIEAGKFNDEIVPISVQQRRETVTFAIDEYPKAEATLAGLQGLRPAFDKEGSVTAGNASGINDGASVIIVASQSAVDEYGLEPLAEILGYAQTGIDPRVMGLGPVSAVTQALEKAELSIEQIDLFELNEAFAAQALGVIHGLSAEHHVSTESILAKSNVNGGAIALGHPLGASGNRILVTLVHELKRRGENYGVASLCVGGGMGTAVVIKAL, encoded by the coding sequence ATGGAAAAAGTATTTATTGTTGCAGCGAAACGTAGCCCAATCGGCGCCTTTGGCGGATCACTAAAAAATGTATCAGCGGGTAAGCTCGCCGCTGATGTGATTAAGGGTGCGCTGCAGGCTGGTAATGTCGATGTCAATCAAATTGATGAAGTGATCATGGGTAACGTGATCAGCGCGGGTCAGGGTATGGGTGTTGGCCGTCAGGCTGCCATCTATGCGGGCATTCCGGAAGAAGTGCCAGCCTATGGCGTCAATATGGTGTGTGGTAGCGGCATGAAAACGGTGATGGATGCCGTGGCACATATTCGTGCGGGTGACGTCTCCGTTGCTATTGCTGCCGGTGTTGAGGTGATGTCTCAAATTCCGTTCGCTACACCAAGCACACTGCGAGATGGCAACAAAATGGGCGGATTCGAGATGAAAGATCTGCTCATCAATGATGGTTTGACTGACGTGTTCAACCAATACCACATGGGTGTCACGGCAGAGAATATTGCCAAGCAGTTTGAGATTTCTCGCGAAGCGCAGGACGCCTTTGCTCTGGATAGCCAGTTAAAAGCGGTGGCGGCGATTGAAGCGGGCAAGTTTAATGATGAAATCGTACCAATTTCAGTGCAGCAACGCCGTGAGACTGTGACATTTGCCATCGATGAATATCCGAAAGCCGAGGCGACTCTGGCGGGTTTGCAAGGCCTGCGCCCAGCGTTCGACAAAGAAGGCTCGGTCACGGCGGGTAACGCATCCGGTATCAATGATGGTGCCAGTGTCATCATCGTTGCATCACAATCTGCGGTTGACGAATACGGCCTGGAGCCTCTGGCAGAAATTCTGGGTTACGCCCAAACCGGTATTGACCCACGCGTTATGGGTTTAGGGCCGGTAAGTGCAGTGACCCAAGCGCTGGAAAAAGCAGAGCTTTCTATCGAACAAATCGACCTGTTCGAACTGAATGAAGCGTTTGCAGCGCAGGCGCTGGGTGTCATCCACGGCCTGTCAGCGGAACATCATGTTTCAACCGAATCCATTTTAGCCAAGTCGAATGTCAATGGCGGTGCCATCGCTTTGGGACATCCGCTAGGCGCTTCGGGTAACCGCATTCTGGTTACTCTGGTTCACGAATTAAAACGTCGTGGTGAGAATTACGGTGTCGCATCACTTTGCGTAGGTGGTGGTATGGGTACCGCAGTGGTCATCAAAGCGTTGTAA